One region of Nitrospiria bacterium genomic DNA includes:
- a CDS encoding P-II family nitrogen regulator — protein sequence MKMIRAIIRPEKENEVLSHLEGEGFFAVTKFPVLGCGRQRGVQVGPFTYDELSKLMLILVVEDQDYERAVLAIEKGGHTGNPGDGKIFTQDVRDVFTVQTGSKEL from the coding sequence ATGAAAATGATTCGGGCGATTATACGCCCTGAAAAAGAAAATGAGGTCCTATCCCACCTGGAAGGGGAAGGATTCTTTGCTGTGACCAAGTTTCCTGTATTAGGGTGCGGGAGACAACGGGGGGTTCAGGTCGGGCCATTTACCTATGATGAACTTTCTAAATTAATGTTGATTCTTGTTGTGGAGGACCAGGACTACGAGCGTGCCGTTCTTGCCATTGAAAAAGGGGGGCATACCGGAAATCCCGGTGATGGAAAAATCTTTACCCAAGATGTGCGGGATGTGTTTACGGTTCAAACGGGATCAAAGGAACTTTAA
- a CDS encoding protein kinase, with translation MSASLKVKVGQSSDAGVKNKNDDSCGIYIPEVPLLTTKGIVAVIADGMSSSEAGREAAEACVLGFLSDYFSTPESWSVKKSGGKVLSALNRWLYGQGQKLHGSCRGMVTTLSILVVKSTTAYLFHVGDTRIYRFRGNDFECLTRDHRALLSADKHHLTRAMGIELELAIDCCTIPVEKGDLFLLTTDGVHDYISPQELKEILKKIDDPELTVREIIGRALMNGSGDNLTCQMVRVDRLPLENKMDLYEKLTELPFPPSLEPGMSLDGYRVLRELHSSNRVQIYLACDIETAQEVVLKTPSVNFEDDPEYIERFLQEEWIGRRIHSSHVLKILPHHRPRSFLYYVTERIPGQTLRQWMVDHPRPALTQVRSIVEQIALGLYAFHRLEMFHQDLKPDNIMIDEHDTVKIIDFGSTKIAGLEEIAVPWSRNPGGGTLHYMAPECLKRIMSTEQSDLYSLGVITYEMLTGKLPFDETFLSSHKNQSVFIPVMIHNQNIPVWVNGAIQKAVEKDPKKRYENISKFIYDLSHPNAVFLSNVSKPLLDKNPVFFWKIFTVLLLIINLILLFLLVP, from the coding sequence ATGAGTGCTTCATTAAAAGTAAAAGTAGGGCAATCCAGCGATGCAGGGGTCAAAAACAAAAATGATGACTCCTGTGGCATTTACATTCCTGAAGTGCCCCTTTTGACGACAAAGGGAATCGTCGCCGTTATCGCGGACGGAATGAGCAGCAGCGAAGCGGGGAGGGAGGCCGCTGAAGCTTGTGTTCTTGGTTTTTTATCCGATTATTTCAGTACTCCTGAATCATGGTCCGTCAAAAAATCCGGAGGCAAGGTATTGTCCGCGCTCAACCGGTGGCTTTATGGGCAAGGCCAAAAACTCCATGGTTCATGCCGGGGAATGGTTACCACCTTAAGTATCCTTGTGGTTAAATCCACGACCGCTTACCTTTTTCATGTTGGGGACACACGCATTTATCGGTTCCGGGGAAATGATTTCGAATGTCTTACCCGAGATCACCGGGCTTTATTGTCCGCTGACAAACATCATCTAACTCGGGCAATGGGAATCGAATTAGAGTTAGCGATAGATTGCTGTACCATCCCGGTGGAAAAAGGAGACCTTTTTTTGCTAACCACCGATGGTGTTCACGATTACATTTCACCTCAGGAACTAAAAGAAATTCTAAAAAAAATTGATGACCCGGAATTAACGGTCCGTGAAATTATTGGTCGCGCACTGATGAATGGAAGCGGTGATAACCTGACCTGCCAAATGGTTCGAGTGGATCGACTTCCTCTGGAAAATAAAATGGATCTCTATGAGAAGCTGACGGAGCTTCCATTTCCCCCTTCTCTGGAGCCGGGGATGAGTTTAGATGGATATCGGGTTCTCCGAGAGCTTCATTCGAGCAACCGTGTTCAAATTTATTTGGCTTGTGACATTGAAACCGCCCAGGAGGTGGTCCTTAAAACCCCATCGGTTAATTTTGAAGATGATCCTGAGTACATTGAGCGGTTTTTGCAGGAGGAGTGGATTGGAAGACGGATTCACTCCTCTCATGTATTGAAAATTCTTCCACACCATCGTCCACGAAGCTTTTTGTATTACGTGACCGAACGGATCCCAGGCCAGACCCTACGGCAGTGGATGGTGGATCACCCCCGTCCCGCCCTTACACAGGTGCGTTCCATCGTGGAGCAAATTGCGTTAGGCCTGTATGCCTTTCACCGTCTGGAAATGTTTCATCAAGATTTAAAGCCAGACAATATAATGATCGATGAACATGATACGGTAAAAATCATTGATTTTGGTTCAACAAAGATCGCTGGTTTAGAGGAAATTGCGGTTCCTTGGAGTCGAAATCCCGGAGGTGGTACCCTTCATTACATGGCCCCTGAATGTTTAAAAAGAATCATGAGCACAGAGCAATCGGACCTTTATTCTTTGGGAGTGATTACCTATGAAATGTTAACAGGAAAACTGCCTTTTGACGAAACCTTTTTATCTTCTCATAAAAATCAATCGGTTTTTATCCCCGTTATGATCCATAACCAAAATATACCCGTTTGGGTAAACGGGGCCATCCAAAAAGCAGTGGAAAAAGATCCAAAAAAACGTTATGAAAATATTTCAAAATTTATTTATGATTTATCACACCCCAACGCTGTTTTTCTATCGAATGTTTCAAAGCCCCTGCTAGATAAAAACCCAGTTTTCTTTTGGAAAATCTTTACCGTTTTACTTCTAATCATCAACCTAATACTTTTATTTTTGCTTGTTCCATAA
- the nifA gene encoding nif-specific transcriptional activator NifA — MIQKVEINEDKILELTALYEISKTMSYSLNLEGTCRRIMEILSTILGMRRGTLTLLNPTTKELNIEVAYGLTNEEKARGKFRIGEGITGKVFEQQEPMVIPDIGKEPLFLNRTRSRGDIEKQNIAFLCVPVRVKGETIGVLSADRLFGERISLEEDLRVLTIIASLIGQTVKLNQIIDDEKKELIEQNQTLQEALRAKYQFKNLVGQSKRMQDVYEAIHRVSQSKATVLLRGESGTGKELIAHAIHYNSPRKDNPFIKLNCAAFPETLLESELFGHEKGSFTGAIARREGRFFLAHEGTLFLDEISEIPMSMQVKLLRVLQERKFERVGGADTLHVDIRLIAATNRDLERAVKEGNFREDLYFRLNVVPIFIPPLRDRRDDISVLIEHFLKRFNLENQKGVRFSSKALDLFLAYPWPGNVRELENAIERVVVMSQNRVVQVEDVKPILSLSLVQTEGPLVPEKQEMSSLPEKVVSIERAQIIQALEKCGWVQTRAAKLLGLTPRQMGYRIIKYGILPKTQGRTHM, encoded by the coding sequence ATGATTCAAAAAGTTGAAATCAATGAAGACAAAATTTTAGAGCTTACCGCCCTTTATGAAATCAGTAAAACCATGTCTTATTCCTTAAACTTAGAGGGAACTTGCCGGAGAATCATGGAAATCTTGTCCACTATTTTAGGAATGAGGCGGGGAACCTTGACACTTTTAAACCCAACCACAAAGGAATTAAACATAGAGGTGGCATATGGGTTGACCAACGAAGAAAAGGCCCGGGGAAAATTCCGTATTGGGGAGGGAATTACGGGAAAGGTTTTTGAACAACAAGAACCGATGGTTATTCCCGATATCGGTAAAGAGCCCCTTTTTTTAAACCGCACCCGCTCACGGGGAGATATTGAAAAACAAAACATTGCATTTCTATGTGTTCCGGTTCGGGTCAAGGGAGAAACCATTGGGGTTCTCAGTGCGGACCGTTTGTTTGGGGAAAGAATCTCTTTGGAGGAAGATTTAAGGGTGTTAACCATTATCGCTTCTTTAATTGGCCAAACCGTAAAACTGAATCAAATCATTGATGATGAAAAGAAAGAGCTCATAGAGCAAAATCAAACCCTTCAAGAAGCCTTAAGGGCAAAATATCAATTTAAGAACCTTGTGGGGCAAAGCAAGCGGATGCAGGATGTATATGAGGCAATCCATCGGGTGAGTCAAAGCAAAGCCACCGTTTTATTAAGAGGCGAAAGCGGAACCGGGAAAGAACTCATTGCCCATGCGATTCATTATAACAGTCCCCGTAAAGATAACCCCTTTATTAAATTAAATTGCGCAGCTTTCCCTGAAACCCTACTTGAAAGCGAGCTCTTTGGCCATGAAAAAGGTTCCTTTACCGGTGCGATCGCGCGCCGAGAGGGGCGGTTTTTCTTAGCCCATGAAGGAACCCTGTTTTTAGATGAAATCAGTGAAATTCCCATGTCGATGCAGGTAAAACTCCTTCGAGTTTTACAAGAGAGAAAATTTGAGCGTGTTGGAGGGGCCGATACCCTGCACGTGGATATTCGATTGATTGCCGCGACCAACCGGGATTTGGAACGGGCGGTGAAAGAAGGAAATTTCCGGGAAGATCTCTATTTTCGCCTTAATGTGGTCCCTATTTTTATTCCCCCTCTTCGTGACAGGAGAGACGATATCTCTGTTTTAATCGAGCATTTTTTGAAACGGTTTAATTTAGAAAACCAAAAAGGCGTTCGGTTTTCTTCAAAGGCTTTAGACCTGTTTTTGGCCTACCCCTGGCCAGGAAATGTGCGGGAACTTGAAAATGCCATTGAACGTGTGGTGGTGATGAGCCAAAACAGGGTGGTCCAAGTCGAAGATGTTAAACCCATTCTTTCACTTTCCTTGGTTCAAACCGAAGGGCCACTAGTCCCGGAGAAACAAGAGATGTCCTCTTTGCCAGAAAAAGTTGTATCTATTGAACGTGCTCAGATTATACAGGCGTTAGAAAAATGCGGATGGGTTCAAACGAGGGCGGCGAAGCTATTAGGTTTAACCCCAAGACAAATGGGGTACCGAATTATTAAATATGGAATTCTCCCTAAAACACAAGGTCGGACACATATGTAA
- a CDS encoding P-II family nitrogen regulator, translating to MKLIQAIIRPEKEKSVLNSLGKAGIHGFTRWDAMGRGRQKGIQVGPVRYEEISKIWLMVVVDESLVHRALETIKIAAQTGNPGDGKIFISSLTEVRTISASPHGGEPSLKIKPTIKS from the coding sequence ATGAAACTGATTCAAGCCATCATCCGGCCCGAGAAAGAAAAATCCGTCCTCAACAGTTTAGGAAAAGCTGGGATTCATGGGTTTACAAGGTGGGATGCGATGGGGCGGGGACGGCAAAAAGGAATTCAAGTGGGCCCGGTTCGATATGAAGAGATTTCTAAAATTTGGTTAATGGTGGTTGTGGATGAAAGCCTAGTTCATCGGGCCTTAGAGACCATTAAGATTGCGGCTCAAACGGGTAATCCGGGGGATGGAAAAATTTTCATTTCTTCATTAACTGAGGTCCGAACCATCAGTGCCTCGCCCCATGGTGGGGAGCCCTCTTTAAAAATTAAACCTACAATAAAGTCATAG
- a CDS encoding FAD-dependent oxidoreductase, whose product MRIKESGSQKRLVVIGNGMAGVAAVEQVLKIRKDFNIIIFGEEPHVNYNRILLSDVLAGKYSKDKIYLNTRQWYEENQIDLRTGLKIKAIEPASKTVVDASGKVTSYGKLLIAIGGRPVIPPIQGVDKNGVFVFRNLQDTQEILQCAPEVKNAVVIGGGLLGLEAARAMTHHGLSVTVVHLMTHLMEQQLDLTAGNILRREIERMGIRVMLNATAIKIFGDDHPEGVQLKDGHKIPAEMVLICAGIRPDLELANSAGLQTNKGIVVNDQLQTSFPDIYAVGDVIEHREKIYGLVAPLHDQAKVVADQLVGDKKLQYEGTVCATTLKVAGIKLTSAGVFEEKPVQETVVYMDTQSAVYKKLVFDQNRLVGMILLGDNQDGQRLFQIINSQEDVSATKSEVEQMILKQPGIKTSPGLSILDQMPDSEVVCNCHSVTKGTILSAIRGKGIKTRGGIAADTQATTGCGSCTQLVEDLLSNSDKVKTELKPVSQKNQTFPLEPVLEEKPTLGYPEVYPKSLNLERIKQEGLGLDFERIRQKGVMALTEDDYYRLKTYGVCSQKHPGYFMVRIRIPGGFLNVRQLMGLADLADIHGRGRAHFTTRQNLELHWVRVEEVPEIWEKLGAIGLSTRSACGHTLRNVVACPHGNISEEGILDVLPFAKAISDHFIQRSDWINPKMPNRLNIYLAGCPQCAPDVQINDIGFVAVKRPGGHDLEEETGFEVWAGGSLGAHPILGIKLSDFISKEDVLAACQTIFYLHTQYGNRNKAKSRLKWLLDQWGPVKFTKAFEKVFEKKRTLPENKLLMESLSERGGSIPGPHIKLKPNFTLSYDPFSLPPGCYPQKQRGYVWMKAGAPLGEFRSDQLRELGKISKRFGNGEIYLTTEQAAELHWVRTDKMKKALRTLEKNELRPIAEAAGPKLLACPGTEFCVLAVTNAQGAAREILRNYQPNGSEKADLLKKISIHISGCPNSCAKHQVADIGLAGTFSSQEDGSRFSYLLFLGGAMENGVRLGQMVRKGITEDQLIPEIDALLDIILDNGKPDEPFRDVVERMGPSTFANLLESKWNSSKSESFKPVPMELDLAEV is encoded by the coding sequence TTGAGGATAAAGGAATCGGGCAGTCAAAAACGGCTGGTGGTCATTGGGAATGGAATGGCAGGGGTTGCCGCCGTTGAGCAGGTTTTAAAAATTCGCAAGGATTTCAATATCATTATTTTTGGTGAGGAACCCCATGTGAACTATAACCGCATTCTTCTTTCTGATGTTTTAGCTGGGAAATATTCAAAAGATAAAATTTATTTAAACACCCGCCAGTGGTATGAAGAGAACCAAATTGACTTGCGAACGGGGTTGAAAATAAAAGCCATCGAACCGGCTTCCAAAACCGTAGTGGACGCATCGGGAAAGGTGACTTCTTACGGAAAACTTCTCATTGCCATCGGTGGAAGACCGGTGATTCCCCCAATTCAGGGGGTAGATAAAAATGGGGTGTTTGTTTTCCGAAACCTTCAGGATACCCAAGAAATTTTACAGTGTGCCCCTGAGGTTAAAAACGCTGTTGTGATCGGAGGGGGATTGTTGGGGCTGGAGGCGGCCCGGGCCATGACCCATCACGGCTTGTCCGTTACGGTGGTCCATTTAATGACCCATCTCATGGAACAGCAGTTGGACCTTACAGCTGGAAATATCTTAAGGCGGGAAATAGAAAGAATGGGTATTCGGGTAATGCTGAATGCGACCGCTATAAAAATTTTTGGCGATGACCATCCGGAAGGAGTACAGCTGAAGGACGGGCATAAAATCCCTGCTGAAATGGTCCTTATTTGTGCAGGGATTCGTCCCGATTTAGAACTGGCCAACTCCGCTGGTCTTCAAACGAATAAAGGGATTGTGGTCAATGATCAATTGCAAACCAGTTTCCCGGATATTTACGCGGTAGGGGACGTTATCGAGCACCGGGAAAAGATTTATGGGTTGGTGGCTCCTTTACACGATCAGGCCAAGGTGGTGGCTGACCAGCTTGTTGGCGATAAAAAATTACAATACGAAGGAACAGTCTGTGCAACGACACTGAAGGTTGCAGGAATAAAACTTACCTCTGCTGGGGTCTTTGAGGAAAAACCAGTTCAAGAAACCGTTGTCTATATGGATACCCAATCAGCCGTTTATAAAAAACTTGTTTTTGATCAAAACCGGTTGGTGGGAATGATTTTATTGGGAGACAATCAAGATGGACAGCGGTTGTTTCAAATTATTAATTCCCAAGAGGATGTGTCGGCCACGAAATCAGAGGTCGAGCAAATGATTCTTAAGCAGCCGGGAATTAAAACCTCCCCTGGATTGAGTATTTTGGACCAAATGCCGGATTCAGAGGTGGTCTGCAATTGTCACAGCGTAACCAAGGGAACGATTCTTTCCGCCATTCGAGGAAAAGGGATCAAAACCCGGGGGGGAATTGCCGCCGATACCCAAGCGACAACCGGATGTGGAAGCTGTACTCAATTGGTGGAGGATCTTTTGTCGAATTCGGATAAGGTTAAAACAGAATTAAAACCGGTTTCTCAAAAGAACCAAACATTTCCCTTGGAACCGGTTTTAGAGGAAAAACCGACTCTGGGATACCCTGAAGTATACCCTAAATCGCTAAATTTGGAACGAATCAAACAGGAAGGACTGGGATTGGATTTTGAAAGGATTCGTCAAAAAGGGGTGATGGCTTTGACAGAGGATGATTACTACCGTTTAAAGACGTACGGTGTGTGCAGCCAAAAACATCCCGGCTATTTTATGGTCCGTATTCGAATTCCAGGAGGTTTTTTGAATGTTAGACAGTTGATGGGCTTGGCAGATCTGGCGGACATTCATGGGCGTGGAAGAGCACATTTCACCACCCGCCAAAATCTGGAGCTCCACTGGGTCCGTGTGGAAGAGGTACCCGAGATTTGGGAAAAATTGGGTGCCATAGGACTTTCGACCCGTTCTGCATGTGGTCACACATTGCGAAACGTGGTGGCCTGCCCTCATGGAAATATTAGTGAGGAAGGAATATTGGATGTTTTACCATTTGCAAAAGCAATCAGTGACCATTTCATCCAACGCTCTGATTGGATCAATCCAAAGATGCCAAATCGTCTTAATATATATTTAGCTGGATGTCCTCAATGTGCCCCCGATGTCCAGATCAACGATATTGGTTTTGTAGCTGTTAAACGGCCAGGTGGGCATGATCTTGAAGAAGAAACTGGTTTTGAAGTATGGGCGGGGGGAAGTTTAGGAGCTCACCCCATCCTAGGAATCAAACTAAGTGATTTCATTTCAAAGGAAGATGTTTTGGCTGCCTGTCAAACTATTTTTTACCTGCACACTCAATATGGAAACCGGAACAAAGCAAAGTCCAGATTGAAGTGGTTATTGGATCAATGGGGGCCTGTAAAATTTACAAAAGCATTTGAGAAGGTTTTCGAGAAAAAAAGGACACTCCCGGAAAATAAATTGTTAATGGAGTCGTTGTCAGAACGTGGAGGTTCTATCCCAGGTCCCCATATAAAACTAAAGCCGAACTTTACTCTCTCCTATGATCCATTTTCCCTACCGCCAGGATGTTATCCCCAAAAGCAGCGAGGGTATGTGTGGATGAAAGCGGGTGCTCCTCTCGGAGAGTTTCGTTCGGATCAACTTCGGGAGCTTGGGAAAATATCCAAACGTTTTGGAAACGGGGAAATTTATCTTACAACCGAACAGGCTGCAGAATTGCATTGGGTCCGCACGGACAAAATGAAAAAAGCGCTTCGCACCCTTGAGAAAAATGAACTTCGCCCAATCGCCGAAGCCGCTGGACCGAAATTGCTGGCCTGTCCCGGGACCGAATTTTGTGTTCTGGCTGTGACCAATGCCCAGGGTGCTGCAAGAGAAATTCTCCGGAACTATCAACCTAACGGTTCCGAAAAGGCTGATCTCCTTAAAAAGATTTCCATTCATATTTCGGGATGTCCCAATAGCTGCGCAAAACATCAAGTGGCAGACATCGGTTTGGCAGGAACTTTTTCCTCCCAAGAAGATGGTTCACGGTTTTCCTATTTATTATTTCTGGGTGGCGCGATGGAAAATGGGGTTCGATTGGGGCAAATGGTTCGAAAAGGGATTACCGAAGACCAACTGATTCCTGAAATTGATGCTTTGCTGGATATAATTTTGGACAATGGAAAACCTGATGAACCTTTCCGGGATGTGGTAGAGCGAATGGGCCCTTCAACGTTCGCCAACCTTCTGGAGTCAAAATGGAATTCCTCAAAATCAGAATCTTTTAAACCTGTACCCATGGAGTTGGATTTAGCGGAGGTATAA
- a CDS encoding molybdopterin-dependent oxidoreductase — MREGVIYPKFAEKFFRIDFEASPMPVLSLYPIPNPVELEKLKVELCGLEEHPKAIPWVLFKNIPRVKLKVPLICQIFNWSEMVEWEGVRLVDVLDYFRMETHPEGFYAIHSRDGVYFETLSRDEARDPRVLLAYGLNGSPLPEAHGGPLRLVVPFLQGYKSVKWVGAIRAYRNDPYGIKRLLGQSPSAQLNETWRERYEIKVPKGKAGDPPLLSQKPPPPVEIPQLTISKFGKVQGKIILHEKDKKGKALPTKKATLCEVLAVLRVGKREATRKALDQVGISAYTIYEGLGRSRQRGLKFKPQGEGGQNGEAVITFLPKEILTVLVESTKVQAVIEAIMKTNRTGKGQPGDGKVFVLEMDEVLRISTNEEGLSAI; from the coding sequence ATGCGTGAAGGAGTCATTTATCCAAAATTTGCTGAGAAATTTTTCCGGATCGATTTCGAGGCCAGTCCAATGCCTGTTTTGTCTTTATATCCCATTCCCAACCCAGTGGAATTGGAAAAATTGAAGGTGGAGCTATGTGGCCTTGAGGAACACCCAAAGGCAATACCTTGGGTTTTATTCAAAAATATTCCACGTGTAAAATTAAAGGTTCCTCTCATCTGCCAAATTTTTAATTGGTCAGAAATGGTGGAATGGGAGGGAGTGAGGTTAGTTGATGTTCTTGACTATTTTAGAATGGAAACCCATCCAGAGGGATTCTATGCCATTCATTCAAGAGATGGTGTTTATTTTGAAACCCTCTCTCGGGATGAGGCAAGGGATCCAAGAGTCTTGCTTGCCTATGGTCTGAATGGGTCGCCTCTTCCCGAGGCCCATGGGGGGCCTCTTCGTCTAGTGGTCCCATTTCTCCAGGGGTATAAAAGTGTGAAATGGGTGGGGGCCATTAGGGCTTATCGGAATGACCCTTATGGGATAAAACGGCTTTTGGGTCAAAGCCCCAGTGCCCAATTAAATGAAACCTGGAGAGAACGGTATGAGATAAAGGTCCCCAAAGGAAAGGCGGGTGATCCTCCTCTCCTGTCTCAAAAACCTCCCCCACCCGTTGAAATCCCACAACTGACCATTTCAAAGTTTGGAAAGGTTCAGGGGAAGATCATTTTACACGAAAAGGATAAAAAGGGGAAAGCCCTTCCCACAAAAAAAGCCACCTTGTGTGAGGTTTTGGCGGTTTTAAGGGTTGGAAAACGCGAAGCAACGCGAAAAGCCCTGGATCAGGTCGGAATTTCCGCTTACACGATTTATGAGGGGTTAGGGCGAAGCCGTCAGCGGGGGTTAAAATTTAAACCTCAAGGTGAGGGGGGCCAAAATGGAGAAGCGGTGATAACGTTTCTTCCCAAGGAAATTTTAACGGTTCTGGTGGAATCAACTAAAGTTCAAGCAGTTATCGAGGCAATCATGAAAACCAATCGGACGGGAAAAGGGCAGCCTGGAGATGGTAAGGTTTTTGTTTTGGAAATGGATGAAGTTCTCCGAATTAGTACCAATGAGGAAGGTCTTTCAGCCATTTAA
- a CDS encoding sigma factor-like helix-turn-helix DNA-binding protein, with protein sequence MKWDREKVNWILCLYIQDGSYSKVGKRLGLSRERVRQILRYGERKGWVWVGTPPRDFRIKRQSLLNQFSNQNVIESICQNGGKGRTARILGIGDRDFNWLCSYYGIEWRIYYQEYRKKEILKKFMKFRLKEESLPSSYYLQRQRGGKTLYHQIISCFRSYKNLLEFVSVEPKKSPYLMEFLKERVGGVK encoded by the coding sequence ATGAAATGGGACCGTGAAAAGGTTAATTGGATTCTTTGTTTATATATACAGGATGGATCCTATTCTAAGGTGGGAAAAAGATTGGGTTTAAGTCGTGAACGGGTTCGGCAAATTTTAAGATATGGGGAGAGAAAAGGGTGGGTTTGGGTTGGAACCCCACCAAGGGATTTTCGAATAAAAAGGCAAAGCCTACTAAATCAATTTTCAAACCAAAACGTAATCGAATCCATTTGTCAAAATGGAGGGAAGGGAAGAACAGCCCGTATTTTAGGAATCGGGGATAGGGATTTTAATTGGCTTTGTTCCTATTATGGAATCGAATGGCGAATTTACTATCAAGAATATCGTAAAAAAGAGATTTTAAAAAAATTCATGAAATTCCGGTTAAAGGAAGAATCCCTTCCCAGCTCCTATTACCTCCAACGGCAACGTGGAGGGAAAACCTTATATCACCAAATAATATCCTGCTTTAGAAGTTACAAGAATTTACTTGAATTTGTGTCTGTTGAACCTAAAAAAAGCCCGTATTTAATGGAATTTCTCAAAGAGCGGGTTGGGGGAGTTAAGTAG
- a CDS encoding NarK family nitrate/nitrite MFS transporter — protein sequence MSEIKFNLFTFTGKVRTLHLTWVAFFLTFFVWFNHAPLMASMREALNLTDQQVKLLLILNVALTIPARIIIGMLVDAFGPRRMYSLLLFISSFLCFGFAIADNFEQMALMRFLLGFVGAGFVIGIRMISEWFPAKQVGLAEGIYGGWGNFGSAAAALSLPTIALAFGGPSGWRYAIALTGIFALIYSIIYFFSVTDTPQGSTYFKPKRNGALEVTSKGDFFLYLIMNIPMYGALAVLAWKLGPVNLHLLSLGMTNLIYLVLVGMYIFQTVRIYQINQHVFAEPAPQLERYKFKQVAVLDLAYLVTFGSELAVVSMLPLFFKDTFGISLVAAGLLASGYAFMNLFARPGGGLISDKFGRKRALVMLLIGLAAGYFLMSMINSNWPVFLAVFITMACSFFVQSGEGAVFAMVPLVRRRLTGQVAGMAGAYGNVGAVSFLTLLSFVSPQVFFLVIAVAAVLTLGVVTVFLEDPQGHMVEVLPDGTVQIIEVT from the coding sequence ATGTCTGAAATAAAATTTAACCTGTTTACTTTTACGGGAAAGGTTCGAACCTTACATCTGACCTGGGTTGCTTTTTTCTTAACCTTTTTCGTGTGGTTTAACCACGCCCCTTTGATGGCATCCATGCGGGAGGCCTTGAACCTGACAGACCAGCAAGTGAAGCTCCTATTAATTCTCAATGTTGCTCTAACCATTCCAGCGCGGATTATTATTGGGATGCTGGTAGATGCATTCGGGCCCCGGCGCATGTATTCTTTATTGCTGTTTATTTCTAGTTTTCTCTGTTTTGGATTCGCCATTGCGGATAATTTTGAACAAATGGCCCTGATGCGTTTTCTTCTTGGTTTTGTGGGTGCTGGGTTTGTGATTGGCATCCGAATGATCAGCGAATGGTTTCCTGCCAAGCAGGTTGGCCTTGCAGAGGGAATTTATGGGGGTTGGGGGAATTTTGGCTCTGCTGCAGCTGCTTTGTCCCTTCCAACCATAGCCTTGGCTTTTGGAGGGCCTAGTGGATGGCGATACGCTATAGCCTTGACTGGAATTTTTGCCCTGATCTATTCAATTATTTATTTCTTCAGTGTAACGGATACGCCTCAAGGGTCAACCTACTTTAAACCCAAAAGAAATGGTGCCTTGGAGGTTACCAGTAAGGGGGATTTCTTTTTGTACCTGATCATGAATATACCCATGTATGGGGCCTTGGCTGTTTTGGCCTGGAAATTGGGTCCTGTAAACCTTCACCTTCTTAGTCTTGGCATGACCAATTTGATTTATTTGGTGTTAGTGGGTATGTATATTTTTCAAACCGTCAGGATTTATCAAATCAACCAACATGTTTTTGCAGAACCCGCTCCTCAATTAGAACGCTATAAGTTTAAGCAGGTGGCCGTTTTGGATCTAGCTTATCTCGTGACATTTGGATCGGAATTGGCGGTGGTTTCCATGCTTCCTCTTTTCTTTAAAGATACCTTTGGAATTTCCCTGGTGGCTGCGGGTTTGCTAGCCTCGGGTTATGCTTTTATGAATCTTTTTGCTCGGCCGGGGGGAGGGCTCATCAGTGATAAGTTTGGTCGGAAGCGAGCATTGGTTATGCTTTTAATTGGATTGGCTGCAGGGTATTTTCTGATGAGTATGATTAATTCCAATTGGCCAGTTTTCCTGGCCGTGTTCATCACCATGGCATGTTCTTTTTTTGTGCAATCGGGGGAAGGCGCCGTATTCGCAATGGTGCCCCTGGTAAGGCGACGGCTCACGGGCCAGGTTGCCGGAATGGCTGGGGCATATGGCAATGTAGGGGCGGTGAGTTTTTTGACGCTTCTTTCCTTTGTTTCCCCTCAAGTGTTTTTCTTGGTGATTGCCGTGGCGGCAGTATTGACTTTGGGTGTTGTCACCGTTTTCCTGGAAGATCCCCAGGGACATATGGTAGAAGTTTTACCAGATGGGACCGTTCAAATAATTGAGGTTACCTGA